The genomic segment TCACAGTATCAAATTATACTACTTTGATAGGAATGAGAGTCACCAACCATGTGTTCTTTTCGTTGATACGTTGTGGTGTAGTTTCCATGTCATATTAACACGTGATAGGATGAAAGTAAAAGTAAAGCAAGTTGCAGATTACAAGTAGTGATTGCTATTAGAACGAAACTTAAATATAGTTTACCTCGGTGTGTTTTTATATGGTTTTCCTCCAATTAGAATTTGAGTTTTACTTCAATAATCTATATTGACATTTAATGAAAACTTTTATTACATGGATCACCAAAGTAAActctaatttttattgaaaaaaaagcAAGACCAGAACACTTAAGAAGCAACTGAATCTACGTTTTgtccttattattattatttgaataacaCTATAACTTACTTTCATGAGGTTTCTGGTTGAAGCTATTCAACGATAGCTTGGTTGGCTTGCTTGACTAGAGGTCGGATTGAGAATGTTAGCTATGCTTACAAGAGAAGCAGCAACACTGAGTTCGTGTTCCGGGTCTTCAATGCGCTGGGTCAAATCTCATTTGCATTTGCTGGCCATGCAGTGGCCCTTGAGATTCAGGCTACAATTCCATCGACCCCTGAGAAACCATCAAAGATACCAATGTGGCACGGTGCTCTCGGTGCCTATTTTATTAATGCAATATGCTATTTCCCAGTTGCACTCATAGGATACTGGGCATTTGGGCAAGTTGTTGAGGATAATGTGCTTATGGCACTAGAAAGGCCTGCATGGCTTATTGCCTCTGCTAACTTGATGGTCTTTGTCCATGTTGTCGGTAGCTACCAGGTCAGAATGCAAAAACCAAGAGCTTCTACTCCAAGTTATTTATGTTGCTTAAATAATTGTTGTGGAGAATATCAATGTAGGTCTATGCTATGCCTGTTTTTGACTTGATTGAGAGATTGATGACCAGAAGATTGAACTTCCCTTCAGGATTAGCACTCAGACTCGTTTCTCGATCTGCTTATGTTGGTGAGATTGAAAACTTATCCATGCTAAAACTgcacaaaagaaaattgtttatttgttaAGTACAGAGCAAGGGGATTGTTACCATGAAAAGTCTTAATGTgacaagaaatttaaaaatgtttcagCTTTTACGTTATTCATTGGGGTCACTTTTCCTTTCTTTGGCGATCTTCTTGGGTTCTTTGGTGGATTTGGTTTTGCTCCCACTTCATATTTTGTAAGGCTCTTTGCTTTCTTAACTTCCTCATGCCATGTTCATGTTAAATTGTGAAATCTTCAAGAACTGtattaaaagtagaaaaacaatgATCCGGCAAGTTAACTTTTCAGCTTCCTAGTATAATGTGGCTGATAATCAAGAAGCCAAGAAGATTCAGCATCAACTGGTTCATCAATTGGGTAATGATTAGCAATTCTGAAGGAAACATTCTAAAATAGAATACTAAATTCAGAGGATCTAAGAGATGTTTCCTGCATGCATTGACCCTCAGTTTATGTGTCTTTCAGGCTGCAATATACATAGGAGTGTGCATTATGTTGGCATCAACTATTGGTGGCTTGAGGAATATCGCTGTTGATGCCTCTAGTTATAGTTTCTATACCTAAATTTttgcaataataataatatggcAAATATAATCCAGTAAATCAAACTGGATTAGATTATCTAATTAATTAGGTCTTTCTTACTTTTATCAGCTATGGGTTGTAGCCTTTTCCCACCATCTTGTCTTTTCTTGTAGTGGAAAAACAATCTCTGAAAGTTTATTTTGTCTGAGGTTATTAAATAACTTGGTTACTGCTGTAGTTTGTAATATTTCTAATAAACTCCTGTAATTATAAATAACTCTAATAACTCCAAAACGAAATTTTTATTAAGAGTTTTATATGTGAAATACAAGACTCGGATTAAAACGTTCAAATAATTAGtaatgtttattaaaattattaacttttaatttacatataaaagtgttgtaatttaaaaaaaaaaattgaagaaattcacaatataaaatgtattaagAAGTGGGTGAAAGAGTGAGGATATTCATACAATAGGGAGCTTCAAAATCAAATGTATCAAATCTGATGTGGTGAATTTGGCGAACGGAAGGAGCAAAATGGCGTCGATAACAGGACCGCAGATTCTGCTGCACTCTCGTTCTCCGTCGCTGAAGCTGAAACTGAAACCGTCATCAGCCTTTCTCCTCTTCCCAAATCCACCGTTCTCCGCAAAATGCACACGGCGTCGCGCCTTCTGCTCCATCAATTCCAATTCCAAGCCTCACGCTTCCACTTCCatcgtccccgacctcctccaTTACCTGAACCATTCCTGGACTCAATTCCACGCCACAGGTCTTCTTCTTACAACTCTCAACAATCAATATCCCTATCCTAAACCAAGATTCGATTAACCTTCAATTCCTGTGCAGCGGAAGCTAAACGACAATTACTCGCCGCCGGTTTCCACATGCTCAACGAGAATCAAGACTGGGACATCAAGCCCGGAGGACGCTACTTCTTCACGCGCAACATGTCCTGTTTGGTCGCTTTCGCCGTCGGAGAAAAGTGAGTTCGCTTCTTTCTTCGCTTTCTCTGCGCTCTGTAGTCCTTCTTTATGGTTCTCTTTGACGGCGTCGTTTTGCGAAGGTACAATGTGGGCGATGCTTTTCACGTGATTGCGGCGCACACGGACAGCCCCTGCCTGAAATTGAAGCCCAAAACGGCTTCGTGCAAGTGTAACTATTCGATGGTGAACGTTCAGACTTATGGAGCTGGGTTGTGGTACACTTGGTTTGATAGGGATTTGAGTGTTGCTGGGAGGGTCATTCTCAGAAATGGAGATAATTCTTTTATGCATAAGCTTGTCAAAGTCGATAGACCCATTTTGCGCATTCCCACACTCGCCATTCATCTGGACCGGTATATATTACTGTAACTTTTATGCCTTCTATTAAGCTAGTTGGTTAATTATTTTGCTCGGTTAAGTTGGTTTTTTCTGTTGTTTGTTTTCCTGTGACTACGTAGTGGGAACACTGTTCTCTAGTCTTTTATCGTCTTCATTCGGAACTGTCTTGGATCCAAAACATTCAGCACATAGTATTGATTCCAATTTGGTGGACATCTTGGAATGGAATGGGGAATATCGGATGGGTTTTTCTATTTTGGTCTATTCAAATACAAAAGAATTAGATGGTgagttaaaaaatgatttttttagtgAAATGACCATGATCACTTTCATTTGATATTTCGGGTAATAAAGTTTAATGTTTGGTTGTGCAAAACTGAAGATTATGGTTATCTTTGTACTGGTATTCTTGTCCAGGCTGAAACAACTTTCTTGTGctttataaaattgaagttgTTCAATTATTGTAGGCTATTGTGTAATAACTATCACTGTTACTGGTAACTTCGGGGGGATTTATCTGGTTATTGtagagtaattttggaccaatcacaaaatgacacgtggatgatgttaaaatgttgtcaaaagaatgttgtcaaagtatcgtTATCCTTTCCTATTTGGCCCCTTGTTTTTTTCCTGTACTTTTTGTCATCTGCCACTGTTCTGCAACAGAAACATGCAGCTAGCAGCAGATCCTATCACCCTCTcttgtttgttttattgtttagAACAGTGAACCAAGATGGTTTTAAACCAAATCTAGagactcatcttcttcctttacTCTCAATAAAATCTGAGGACACTTCTTTGGAATCCAAGGAGAAGAATAGTGCATTGTCATCCAAATCTTATCATCATTCGCTGCTAATGCAGGTAACTATTGTCTTTGGTTATTTCAAGTTGAATGTGAAGTATTGTCAAAAGTTTGAACAGACGCCATGTTCGATTC from the Vigna angularis cultivar LongXiaoDou No.4 chromosome 3, ASM1680809v1, whole genome shotgun sequence genome contains:
- the LOC108326093 gene encoding probable aspartyl aminopeptidase is translated as MASITGPQILLHSRSPSLKLKLKPSSAFLLFPNPPFSAKCTRRRAFCSINSNSKPHASTSIVPDLLHYLNHSWTQFHATAEAKRQLLAAGFHMLNENQDWDIKPGGRYFFTRNMSCLVAFAVGEKYNVGDAFHVIAAHTDSPCLKLKPKTASCKCNYSMVNVQTYGAGLWYTWFDRDLSVAGRVILRNGDNSFMHKLVKVDRPILRIPTLAIHLDRTVNQDGFKPNLETHLLPLLSIKSEDTSLESKEKNSALSSKSYHHSLLMQVLSDELNCDVDDIVNIELNVCDTQPSCLGGGNSEFIFSGRLDNLASSYCALRALIDSCESPGNLASEHAIRMVALFDNEEVGSGSIQGAGAPTMFQAMRRIVGDLANNYVGEGSFERTIRQSFLVSADMAHGVHPNFMDKHEELHRPELQKGLVIKHNANQRYATSGITSFLFKEVGKIHNLPTQDFAVRNDMGCGSTIGPILASGVGIRTVDCGIAQLSMHSIREMCGKEDIDIAYKHFKAFYQSFSSVDKMLTVDN
- the LOC108326094 gene encoding lysine histidine transporter-like 6: MEVQSEQKWMDNGPSRRAKWWYSTFHTVTAMIGAGVLSLPNAMAYLGWGPGILMLLLSWCLTLNTMWQMIQLHECVPGTRFDRYLDLGRHAFGPKLGPWIVLPQQLIVQVGCDIVYMVTGGKCLKKFMEIACIDCTQLKQSYWILVFGSIHFFLSQLPNFNSVAGVSLAAALMSLSYSTIAWLACLTRGRIENVSYAYKRSSNTEFVFRVFNALGQISFAFAGHAVALEIQATIPSTPEKPSKIPMWHGALGAYFINAICYFPVALIGYWAFGQVVEDNVLMALERPAWLIASANLMVFVHVVGSYQVYAMPVFDLIERLMTRRLNFPSGLALRLVSRSAYVAFTLFIGVTFPFFGDLLGFFGGFGFAPTSYFLPSIMWLIIKKPRRFSINWFINWAAIYIGVCIMLASTIGGLRNIAVDASSYSFYT